One genomic segment of Theobroma cacao cultivar B97-61/B2 chromosome 6, Criollo_cocoa_genome_V2, whole genome shotgun sequence includes these proteins:
- the LOC18507155 gene encoding uncharacterized protein LOC18507155, with protein sequence MRGERICDVENADDNVYSETVEPTLTSILQEPGIILFNNEQGFSAQNIGALCDFGSSTKKVSAGYMGKKGIGFKSVFQVTDAPEVHSNGFHVKCDISDGWIGFVLPTLVPSCNVDSFEMLLSGDNNQLDNKCWNTCFVPETSKGNDV encoded by the exons ATGCGAGGAGAGAGAATATGTGAT GTTGAAAATGCTGATGATAATGTCTACTCTGAAACTGTGGAACCAACTCTAACATCTATTCTTCAAGAGCCGGgtataattctttttaataatgaaCAAGGCTTTTCTGCTCAGAACATCGGAGCTCTTTGTGATTTTGGAAGCTCGACCAAAAAAGTATCTGCTGGATATATGGGGAAGAAAGGCATTGGCTTCAAATCTGTGTTTCAG GTTACAGATGCTCCTGAGGTTCATTCCAATGGGTTTCATGTCAAGTGTGATATAAGTGATGGTTGGATAGGTTTTGTTTTGCCAACTCTAGTACCTTCTTGTAATGTTGACTCTTTTGAAATGCTGTTGAGTGGAGACAATAATCAACTGGATAATAAATGTTGGAACACATGCTTTGTACCAGAAACATCTAAAGGAAATGATGTTTGA